From the genome of Desulfobotulus pelophilus:
AATCGACAGCTTGCAACCCATGCCGCAGATTGCCCAGCAGGTGCTGGCATTGGCTGAAGATCCGAAAGCGGACACGGAAAAAATAGCCCGCCTGATTTATTTTGATCCTTACATCACAGCAGACCTCCTGAAAATGTGCAATTCTGCCTATTTTGCCAGAAGCCGAACCATTGATTCCTTGCATGATGCCATCAATATTCTGGGCTTGGATCGTATTGTGGATCTTGTGGTAATGAAATGCGGATCATCGAATTTCAAGGGAGGTCAGAAAGGGTATGGCCTGGATGAAGGGCTGCTTTGGAAAAAAGCTGTGAGCTGCGCTATCATAGCAAGGGATCTTGCCATGCGCATACGCTTAGCTGAACGTCATCTCGTTTTTACAGCAGGTCTTTTGCGGGATATTGGTAAGGTGGTTTTAAGCCGTTTTGTCGCTGACAGGATGGAACGAATACAGCGCCTTGTGGCTGAGGATGGCTACAGTTTCCGGGAGGCTGAAAAGAAAGTCCTGGGGGTTGATCAGTCTGAACTTGCTGGTATTATTGCTAAAAAGTGGGGGTTCAGCCCCCGTCTTCAGGCAGTGATCCGTAATTCTCACATGGCGGGGGGGGCCGTTTTTTCCGATGATGCGGCCAATGTGGTCTATGTGGCGGATCAGGTCTGCATTATGCTGGGAATAGGGGTAGGGCTGGATGGGTTGGCGTACCGCTTTCACAGGGAGGCCCTTGGGGCTCTTGGTTTGAGTGCCAGGGATCTGCAGGAAATTATTGCCGATTTCGGGGACCGGATTCGGGAGGTTGAAGATCTGATCGGATCTTTCTGACAGAGGCCTGGAGGCATTTTCATGGCTTTATCAATTCTTGTAGTGGATGATTCTCAGCCCATGCGTGCCGTAATCGTAAAAACGATTCGAGCGGCAGGCTTCGGAGATGCACAGTTTTTTGAAGCAGCCAATGGTAGAGAGGCTGTGGAAAAACTTGGAGAAAACTGGGTGGACATTGTTGTGACGGATTATAACATGCCGGATATGAATGGTATGGATCTGTTGCTGCTGTTGAAGAAAGACTCTGTCTTTTCCAGTATTCCCGTCCTGATGGTGACTACGGAAGGCAGCCTGGAAAGAGTGGATGCCTTTTTAAGGGCAGGAGCTTCCGGTTATATCAAAAAACCCTTTACGCCTGAAAAGATAAGAGAACAACTGATATCCATTTTAGGAGCTCCCCATGGAAACGATGCTGAAAATTGCGATGAAGGCCTCGATTTCTGAGGTTCTGGGAACCATGTTTTATATGCCTCTGGAATTTGATATGGAGGAAGTTCTTGAGAAGAGTTTCTTGTGGCAGGCCGATGCTCTTCTGGCGGCAAGTCTGTCTTTTAAAGGCCCTTTCAACGGGCTGGTCATTTTCTGGGTTCCGGAGAACATTCTTTGCACCATGACATCGGATTTTCTTGGTGAGCAATGTGTTAGTAAGGAACAGATGGCCGAAACTTTAAAAGAGATTGTTAATATGGTGGCAGGTAACACGTTCAGCAATTTTGATAACACAAGGGAGTTTCGCTTAGGAATTCCAGGAATTATCACACGAGCTCTGCCCGGATCTCCGGTCCTTTCGGGGAGGGGGTTGTTTCTGGGTATAGAATCCGTTGAAGGCCCTTTGGGTTTATGGATTGGGTTCACTTCCTGAGAGACGGCAGGCTTGCGTCAAAATGTCGAAAGGATGTGGAAGGGTTTTCAGAAAACTGGAACGCCGGGGGAAATTATATGGAGGTATCGGGTAGTATCCGTGTACTGGTTGTAGATGATTCAGCCATCGTCCGTAAGGTTTTTACGGAGGAGCTCTCCAGAGAGCCCGGAATTGAGGTGGTAGGAACAGCACCGGATCCCTATGTGGCTCGAGATAAAATTGTTCACCTGAAACCGGACGTGATTACCCTTGACATAGAGATGCCCCGAATGGACGGGCTAACCTTTTTGCGCAAGCTTATGCGCTACTATCCTTTGCCTGTTATTATTGTTAGCTCCCTGACATCCAAGGGAAGTGAACTGGCTCTTGAAGCCCTTGCCATTGGTGCTCTGGAAGTGATTTCTAAGCCGACATCGGCCTATTCTGTAGGGGATATGAGTGCTCAGCTTGCGGAAAAGATACGGGCTGTGGCAGGTATCCGAGTGGGCAGGCGGCTGGATGAAAAGGCCGTCGCGGATCAGAGCAGCATTGCCGCTGGCAGGCCGGGAGTTCTGCGTGTGACTACCCATAAAATTATTGCAATGGGGGCATCCACGGGGGGAACTGAAGCCCTGAGGGAGGTTCTTACGAAAATGCCTGCCAATGCCCCGGGCATTCTTGTGGTGCAGCATATGCCGGCACGGTTCACAACGGCCTTTGCGGCCCGTTTGAACGATCTTTGCGCCATGTCCGTAAAGGAAGCGGAAGATGGCGATCCTGTAACCCCCGGTCAGGTCTTGATTGCTCCGGGGAATTTTCATATGCTGCTACGCTGCAGTGGTGCCCGCTATTATGTTCAGGTAAAGACAGGTCCGCTGGTGCACCATCAGCGGCCTGCGGCAGACGTTCTCTTTGATTCGGTTGCTACCTATGCAGGCAGTAACGCCTTGGGAATCATTCTCACAGGTATGGGAGCTGATGGAGCGGTAGGCCTGAAAAAAATGAAAGATGCAGGAGCGGGAACCATCGCTCAGGATGAAGCAAGTTCTGTGGTGTTTGGTATGCCCAAGGAAGCCATCCGTATGGGAGCCGCAGACCATGTGCTGCCACTGGATAAAATTGCGGAAAAGGCTCTTACCCTTCTTTGACCGCTTTTTTCCCTGATAGTTGTTTTGAGGGCTTTGGGGTGGATGATTTTTTTTCTGGATTTAATCAGTCGGTGCTGAAAATATGGTAAGTAACACTGGTCATCTTTTGCGGTAAAAGGTGATAGTTCATGATGACATTTCGGGTTGCTACTTTTTTTAAGGATGAGAGTTATATGAATAAAACAGGGTTTTTCGTTGGGTTACTTTTTTTTCTGATGATACCTGTAACCGTTTTCGGTGCAGAAAGTGTCTCTCTGGATGAAGAGGCACTGAAAAAAACCGTAGCACGCAGAACGGTTATTTCGTGGGGAGAACAGGACGAACGTTTCCGGAGCTTTGGCCCGGACCAGGTCCGTATCGTCCAAAAGATTCCAGTGAATATGAATGGCGTCTATCTGTTTGCCGTACGGGTTGCTTTGGTCATGCCGCCCCCTCAGTCCGGAGAGGAACAGCTTTTTCTTGTGGTGGATCCGACAGGGCAGATGCAGTTTACAGATATTCAGGATTTGAGTTCGGGCCGCAGTCTTCTTGAAGAGCCTTTGGCCTATCTGCGCCATATCGATGACTTTCCGAAAGATCTCGGCACGGTTCTTCTGGAAGGCGGGGGGCCCCATGAAATGCTTGTGGTCTCTGATCCATTCTGCCCCTATTGTCGAAAGGGCTGGGATTTTGTTAAAGAAAAAAGAAATACGCTGAAAGAGCTCCGTCTTGTTCATTTCCCCTTGAATCCGGTTTCAGAGCTTGTTTGTATGGTTCTGGCCGATGTGGAAAAAAGAAATTTTAAGCCCCTTGAAGTGACGGATTTTGCCTATGGTGATCTGCGGTTTGTTCAGGATCCCAAGGCCATTCTGGACCAGTTCATGGCGGTTTTTCCGGAACTGAAGT
Proteins encoded in this window:
- a CDS encoding HDOD domain-containing protein, which translates into the protein MNAVSELIREIDSLQPMPQIAQQVLALAEDPKADTEKIARLIYFDPYITADLLKMCNSAYFARSRTIDSLHDAINILGLDRIVDLVVMKCGSSNFKGGQKGYGLDEGLLWKKAVSCAIIARDLAMRIRLAERHLVFTAGLLRDIGKVVLSRFVADRMERIQRLVAEDGYSFREAEKKVLGVDQSELAGIIAKKWGFSPRLQAVIRNSHMAGGAVFSDDAANVVYVADQVCIMLGIGVGLDGLAYRFHREALGALGLSARDLQEIIADFGDRIREVEDLIGSF
- a CDS encoding response regulator, translated to MALSILVVDDSQPMRAVIVKTIRAAGFGDAQFFEAANGREAVEKLGENWVDIVVTDYNMPDMNGMDLLLLLKKDSVFSSIPVLMVTTEGSLERVDAFLRAGASGYIKKPFTPEKIREQLISILGAPHGNDAENCDEGLDF
- a CDS encoding chemotaxis protein CheX; amino-acid sequence: METMLKIAMKASISEVLGTMFYMPLEFDMEEVLEKSFLWQADALLAASLSFKGPFNGLVIFWVPENILCTMTSDFLGEQCVSKEQMAETLKEIVNMVAGNTFSNFDNTREFRLGIPGIITRALPGSPVLSGRGLFLGIESVEGPLGLWIGFTS
- a CDS encoding protein-glutamate methylesterase/protein-glutamine glutaminase, yielding MEVSGSIRVLVVDDSAIVRKVFTEELSREPGIEVVGTAPDPYVARDKIVHLKPDVITLDIEMPRMDGLTFLRKLMRYYPLPVIIVSSLTSKGSELALEALAIGALEVISKPTSAYSVGDMSAQLAEKIRAVAGIRVGRRLDEKAVADQSSIAAGRPGVLRVTTHKIIAMGASTGGTEALREVLTKMPANAPGILVVQHMPARFTTAFAARLNDLCAMSVKEAEDGDPVTPGQVLIAPGNFHMLLRCSGARYYVQVKTGPLVHHQRPAADVLFDSVATYAGSNALGIILTGMGADGAVGLKKMKDAGAGTIAQDEASSVVFGMPKEAIRMGAADHVLPLDKIAEKALTLL
- a CDS encoding DsbA family protein, with the protein product MMTFRVATFFKDESYMNKTGFFVGLLFFLMIPVTVFGAESVSLDEEALKKTVARRTVISWGEQDERFRSFGPDQVRIVQKIPVNMNGVYLFAVRVALVMPPPQSGEEQLFLVVDPTGQMQFTDIQDLSSGRSLLEEPLAYLRHIDDFPKDLGTVLLEGGGPHEMLVVSDPFCPYCRKGWDFVKEKRNTLKELRLVHFPLNPVSELVCMVLADVEKRNFKPLEVTDFAYGDLRFVQDPKAILDQFMAVFPELKSSWGDNAEAARNYLESAYGEKVRSERRELQRMGIQATPVFFINGHMVEGFQLDKMRERLK